GTGCTACAAACTTGCATCAGAAATAGAGCTTGATTCTCAAAGTCGCAATACTTCTATGTTAGTAAAAAAATATGTCGCACAGGCTGTTGCCCAGGCTATTTATCCAAACAATAAATTTGTTGTGATATTGGGCTGCACGCATTATGGTTACGTCCGCCATCTATTTGCAAGATATTTTTCTGAAATAGGGCTTAATAACATCGAGTTTTTTAATCCCAACCGGTCACTGGTGGAAGCCCTGCTAAAAAAAATCGCTGCTGTGCAACAAGAGCACGCCGCTCCTCTTCAGCGCGACCACCATACTTTCCGGGTGATTTCGAAAGCTCAAATATTACCGTCCGAGGTTAAATCGATTGCCACGCTTATTGAGCCCATCTCCGCTGAGGCGGCCGCTGCTCTCCGACAATATGAGTTTAAAAAGGATCTGTTTTAGAAAGCGGGAAAACGGATGTAGCTTGCCAGCAATCAAAGCAATTTCTGTAGGTTTTTAAGCAACCTTATAGAACACAGAGAAGTCACATAGGGTTTAAAATTAGAAATCCCATAATGGCCCTCACACCCTGCACCCCGCCTGGGCTGGAATCGGAATAACGGCCGACGACCATTCAACCATTCAACCATTCAACCATTCAACTAATCAACTATTCAACTAATCAACCAATTAACTATTCTCCTACCCCTTTACTCCCCCATTCTTTTTTTAGCAGAGTTTCATTTTTATGCTTAATTTTATCCCGAAAGGAGAAAACGTGATGAACAAAACTCTGGCAATTATTAAACCCGACGGGGTGGCTAATGGCCTGATCGGCGAAATCATCAAACGCATTGAACAGGAAGGTCTTAAGATCATCGGCATGCGCATGACGCAGCTCGACCGGCGGCAGGCCGAAGGCTTCTATTACGTCCATCGTTCCAGGCCCTTTTTCCACAGTCTGATCGAATACATGACTTCCGGGCCGGTGGTGTTGATGGTTCTCAAAGGCCCCAACGCCATCGATCGCTGGCGCACATTAATGGGCGCGACCGATCCCCGCAAGGCAGATCCGGGCACCATTCGCGCCGAAATGGGATTGAACATCGAGCGCAATGTGGTGCATGGATCCGATTCTGGCGATTCCGCCATGTATGAAATCAATTATTTTTTTAAAGGAAGCGATTTAGTCGAATAAAAGGAAAAGGCATGAAAAGACACATCATCATCGGCACGGCCGGACACATCGATCACGGCAAAACAGCCTTAATCAAAGCCTTGACCGATATCGATACCGATGTTTTAAAAGAAGAAAAGGAGCGCGGTATCACCATCGAGCTGGGCTTTGCTTACTGGAAAGACAACATTACCATCATCGACGTTCCCGGTCATGAGCGTTTTGTAAAAACCATGGTGGCCGGCGTGAGCACGGTTGATCTTTTTCTGCTGGTCATCGCCGCCGATGACGGCATCATGCCCCAGACCAGAGAGCATTTAGACATCCTTAAATTTTTTGGCGTTAAAAACGGGCTGGTGGCGCTGAATAAAATTGATCTGGTAGATGATGAATGGCGCGAATTAATATTGCTGGAAATAGAAGAATTTTTGCGCGCCAACGGCTACGACAACACGCCTATCATTCCGGTTTCCGCCGTCACCGGACAGGGCGTGGATGAATTAAGAAACATACTCACTCAAAAAATAGAACAATGCGCCGAACGCGCCAGCACGCGGCCCTTTCGCCTGAACGTTGACCGCAGCTTCAGCGTGCATGGTTCGGGCACGGTGGTTACCGGTACGGTTTTATCCGACGCCATCAGTGTTGACGACAATGTGGTTATCCTTCCGGAAGGCAGGCTCAGTAAAATACGCGGCATTCAGGTTCATCAAAAAGACGTAACCAGCGCGCTGGTCGGACAACGGGCGGCCATCAATTTGAGCAATGTTTCCAGAGAAGAAGTGGAGCGCGGCAAAACGTTAACGCGTCCGAATACACTGGAGCCGGTTCGGGAATTTCTGGCCGTTCTTCACACCTCGTCGCAAATTCCCATGAAAATCAAAAAACATCAGGAAGTGCGCGTCTATCTGGGTACGGCCGAAATACTGGGCCGTATTGCCTGGTTCGAAGAGAACCCCAGCCTGGAGGCGGAACAGACCTACCATGTGCGCATCCGTCTGGAAGAAGCCGGTGTTTGCGCGCCCGGCGATGCGGTGCTGATTCGCACCACTTCTCCATTTTTCACCATTGCCGGCGGACGCGTTCTTTTCCTCAATCCTCCGCCCATGGGCAGAATGCGCCACCGCTGGCAGGAAATATTTAAAACCTTACGTAACGGTCAGCTTAAAGAGCGGATTAAAATCTTTTTTGAATATCAGGGATTTAGCGCCGTGAATTTGTCCAATCTTGCCACACAATTTTTTGAAAAAAAGGAAACTCTTGAAAGCGCGCTGACGGCCTTAATAAAAGAGAATTTTTTGCTTTCCATTGAACAGCAGAACGAAAAGCATTTTGTGGCCATTCCAGCTCTGGACGAAGCGCAGGATCGCCTGCTGTCGGCCATTCATTCCCGTTTAACGAATAGCAGTAAAGCGCTAAACGGTTTCAATAAAAGCGAGCTTAAATCCATGTTAAAACCGCCCTGCGCCAATGATCTGTTTTTCGATCGTTTGCTGCAGCGTATGGTCAACCGCAAGGCGCTGGTAGCCATCGACGATTTGTATCTCACGCCGGAGCTGGCCAATATGGAAGCCAGGCAGAAGCAGGCCGCAAAAGCCCTGGAGGTCATTTGTGATGCCGGCTTTCAGGCATTGACCTTCCAGCAAATTGCAGAGGCGCTGAGCCTAGCGCCAGACGCCCTAAAACCCTTGCTTTCCAATCTGGTCAAACAGGGTAAAATTCACTCGCTGGCCGGCAGCTACTATCTGCACGATGAATTCTTGCAAAAAATTTTGGCTTATTTAAAAAAGTCCTTTGCCGAAAAAAGAGAACTGGATATTGCCAGTTTTAAAAATTTCACCGGATTGACTCGCAAGGTGCTCATTCCGCTGCTGGAATATCTGGATCAAAAACAGTTTACCATAAGGCAGGGAGATGTACGCATTAAGGGGCCCATGCTCAATTGAAAACAATAATCTTTAAAAAATATTTGAAAAATTTGTCGTTAATGTTTTTAACCTTTTGTGCTATTTGCTGGCTGACCGCGCCCTATCTCTGGCAAATCATCACTTCCCTGAAGCCGACGGCCGAACTGTCCCAACTGCCGCCTTTTTTCCCTTCCAGGATCGACTGGAGTCACTACCGCGTTGTGTTAAGCAGCAGCGATTTTCAACGTTTTATTTTAAACAGTTTGATCGTAGCCTCGCTGACCAGCCTGCTGGCCTTTGCCGCCGGCTCTTTAACCTCTTTTGCCACCGCTTTTTTTAATTTCAGAAAAAAGGCGCTGCTTTTGAGTTCCATTCTGGCCATTTCCATGTATCCGCCCATCGCCATCGTCAGTCCGCTGTTTTTAATGATCAAAGCGGCTAATCTGCGCGATACGTACTGGGCGCTGATCTTACCATACAGCTCGTTCGCCCTGCCTTTTATGGTATGGACGCTGCACAATTTTTTCAAACAGGTGCCGGCAGAGATTTTAGAAGCCGCGCGCCTGGATGGTTGCACCAATTTCCAGCTTTATCGCCGCGTTGTGCTTCCCCTTTCCCGTCCGGCTATTTTTACCACCAGCATTCTGGTCTTTATCTTTGCCTGGAATGAATTCGTCTTTGCCCTCACCTTTACGGCCACGCCCAAATCGCAGACCATTCCCGTGGGCATTGCCCTCTTTCCCGGCATTTACGAAATTCCCTGGGGCGACATTGCCGCGGCCAGTATTGTGGTCACCCTGCCGCTGATTCTGCTGGTCTTTATCTTTGAAAAACAGATTATCTCCGGCCTGACGGCTGGATCGGTTAAATATTGAATAAATATCAACCAATATAAGGTTTAAATAATTACTCCGTTTTAATGGGTAGATAGACCTCTGTTCAAATTCTTTTGCACTCGTAAAAGCAGATACTTTAGCATGGGAGGACTTTTATCAAAGCCTGTTAAAACAAAAATAACCCCGGATGTTCATGCAACCGGGGTTATTTATCATGATTCGAAACCTAAGAAGAAAGACGGTAAAATACGATTTCTAATTTAACCGTTCTAAACTGCTTATTCAAAGGTTTCGACTAATACTTTCCGATGTAATCTTTTCCCGTACCAATTAGTTTGTCGCCTGGTTTCCAGCCGGCAGGCGCCGCTTTACCAGGATTTTTAGCCACTTCTTGCATGGCCTTAATCTGCCTGATTAACTCATCCACATTGCGGCCAACCGGGCCGGTAAGCACTTCCACCGCCATGATAATTCCATCCGGATTGATGATAAACCGCCCGCGCTGATTCAAACCGGACTTTTCCTGCCACACGCCATAAGCTCTGGAAACAGCGCCGCTGGGATCACCGCAAATCGGATATTCAACATTTTTGACGGTTGGGGAAGTTTTTTTCCACATCCAGTGCGTAAAATGAGTGTCTGTACTGATGGCAATAACTTCTACATTTAATTTTTTTAATTCATCGTACTTAGCTGCAACTGCAGCCAATTCGGTAGGTCAGACAAAGGTGAAAGCAGCGGGGAAAAAGCACAAAATGCGCCATTTACCCTGATAGTCCGAAAGTTTAACGGTTTTAATTTCATTCCCGACAACGCCCGTTAATTCAAAATCAATAGCGCGCTGCCCAGGTAACGGGATGGGATTGACCTTTAACGCGCTCTCCTTTACCACGTCCTTTTTTACGGTTACAGTGGCTTTTTCATCTGGCGACTGCCCACACGGGCCTAAAACCTGCGCCTTGCTTTGAAAGGGAATCATAAGAATGCCCATCAGTAGAAAGGCGACAAACAACACCTTACTCATTTTGGTTCCTCCATTTTTGGGTACATGTTAGAAAAATACATTCATTTGATGAAGTTTAATTCTAAAAGGTACAAAAAGTTCAAAATTATTTTTTTCAGAGAATATCTGCGCAATTTGCGTAAAAAAATTAATTGCGGCTCGCTGCCTTGGTTAATGGATGGAATCTTACCTATAAAACACCGCGCAGGTTGTTCTGAAAATTGCTTTAAGAGTTGTTTAAGGATTTTCCGTTAAACTACAAAATTAAAAGTCGGCGGCCTCAACAACCGCCGACTGCAAAGAATTTTCTTAAAATGTTTTAAAGATTCTATTTTTGGGAATGTCTGGCGCGTAATTCTTTGGCTTTTTCTTTGATTTCCGTTAAATCGCGCACCATTTCACTCCAGCCGTACCACAATGAGTAGTCCGGATTGTTATGGAATGCGCCCTGGAATAAACGCATACGATGTTTAAGGTGCATTTCGAACAGAGTCTGTTCGATTGTGGTTGGCGCGTCATGGAAGGTTAACAGATCCGGGAAATTGCTGGCATAGCCTTCAGGTTTTTCGAGGATTCCGTCTTTGTACAAATCGGCTACAATGCGGATGGCTTCGGCCAGCAGTTTATCGCCTTCGCGAATCAGGTTGTCGCCTTTTTCCAGCTCGGCTTTGGCAAAGTTTTCGGAATGGCACTGGGAGCAAACTTTGATCATCTTATTCCGTTCTTTATCAAAGGCTTCTTTGCTCAAACGGGCAACATCCGCTTTGGCCACCACATCCAGTCTGGCGGTTGGCTTACCTTCCGGGCTTAATACGCCCAGCGCCTGCAGAATGGTTACGCGGTCTTTCCACCACTCTTCATCTTCGCCAGGGTAAGGCCCAAGCCCATCGGTACGAACCGCTAAAAAGCCCCAGGCCGTGCGCACTTCATGATTGCCTTCGGCCATGTGACAGGTTTGACAGGTCGGCGCAGAAGCAGATTCATCAATTTGTCCGGTTTGTTTTAATAAGGCACGAACGCCATGTTTGGATGAGGAATACATTTCCCATTGCGGATGATCGAAGCCCATGTGGCAGGTCTGGCAAGCCTGAGGCTGCTGGGCTTCTTTTTTAGAAAATGTGTGACGCGTATGACAGGCATCGCACGAGGCCACTCCAAAGCCGGCGCCCTCTTTTTTCAACTGTCTGATCTCTTCTTCCGTTTTAATACCCAGTTTATGACAGCCGCCGCAACCTTTCATTCCTTCCGTAAGGGTCATCGGTTGATAGTGGATGGAAGGCATAGCCTTCATCGCCGCCCAGGCCAGGGCATGTTTGCCCTTTTTAAATTGCGTTACCTGATCTTCGTGGCAGTTGGCGCAGGTTTCGGGAGTGGGAATATCCACATTGGCCACATCGCTGGCCGAGCTGTGTCCGTCACCGTGACAGGTGGCGCAACCGACCTCGTTTTTCGAGTGTTTACTGATTTCCCAGTCGGTTACAATACCAGGCGTAATATTCTGGTGACAGGTTACACACGTCTGCTCGGCAAATGCCAGTGTAAAGCCGAATAACAGCAGAAAAATTGAGTAGGTAATTCTCATAACACCTCCAATTTTGGTTTAACAATAACTCGTTTTATCAAAAAAATTTTGGTTTTTCAATCCCCCTTTCCTGTTTCTGATTTATTCTTAAAATAGGCCTGAATCTTGTCATTTTGCCACCAGAAAATCACAAATACAAAAAACAGAATAACCAGTCCCATGATGATTAATAAGCGAATATAAGGAAGATCCATTGCAAGTCGAAAACGAATAAACATGGCAGTAACACGCAGCCACTCTCCAATCGCCAGCAAAAGCAATACCTGCCACAGTCCAGGCACCCATGCCCGACGAATGAATAACGTTCCTAACAGCAAAACAACCGCCAATGCCGGGTAAAGTCCCTGAAATCGCATTACATGGGCAGCAAATAATAAGTCAGCAAAAATCATCGGCAAAAATCGCAAAAACATTACCTTACACCTCCACCATTTTCTTCTGTCGATTAAAATTTTTTGATAATAAGTTGTTGGGCCGGGCAACCAACAGCGTTCTTTTTTTTCTGAACTTTCTAAAGGCCCAGTCGTACAGCCCACTAAAGGAAATTAAGAGGAACAGGATAGAACCCAGCGGGATAATCAGAATGTACAAACTACCTACCACGGATTTAAAAATTCTGCCATTGTGTAATTCGAACATAAAGTTCCACAAACTTAAAGAATTGATGTCAATCATGGACTCCGGCACGCGCCAAATATTTACGACTTTTCCCTCCATGTTACATATTCCCTGCTCATGGGCTGTAATCCATTCCGAGCCGTCATTTAGCTGGAAGTAGCCGGTGACCATTATGTCGGCAGGTCGAACGGTGGATACATTGTTTGGAATCTGGCCGGTGATTAGATCAACCGCCTGATCGGTTTGCGGATTGTAATCAAAAATACCGTTAAAAGAGGCGATGCGATAATGGCCATTGGGTAAACATTCAAAGTAGGTTGGCCCCATTACAAAGATGGGTACGTTCAAATTAATCTTTTTGAATTCCTGGCGCAGGTCGCCTGGCCCTGCCCACAATCCCTCGCTGGTGGCGATAATAAGCCGATCGCGAAAGGGATCATAAAGCGCATTCTGAATTTTACGTTCCCAGGGATTCTGGCTCAATTTACCGGGGTAATAAGTGGCGGGCACATCTTTCTCTGCAATGGCCGCCAGAAAAGGCGGTCGCATAAAAAGCCCGGTACTACCCAACAAAATGAAGAACACCACAACCAGCGCGCCTATTTTGATGTGCCACTTATTCCAGCTTCGCAGGCGTGCGATCGTCCGGGTTTTAAACGTTGAATTGGCCCGTTTTCGATTGCGCCAGGGAGAGAACCAGACGTAAAAGCCGGTTACACTGGCAAAGATAATCACCAAACCGATAAAATCCATTAACAGCTTACCGGCAAGCCCCCACGCCTTACCGTCATGGATATCAAAAAACAGTTGAACCATGGTCACGCTTTTTTCTGTTTCTTCTCGCAAGGGGGTTGCTATGGAAAATTGTAGCGCGCTTTTTGTTAAATCCGCTCTAAAAACATTGGATTCGCCAAATACCAGCAGGGTGTCGTCTATTTTCAGGATTTTCTTCAATTTTTCCGGTTTTCCTGGTAATTCAATTTTTTGCCAGTTTAGACGGCTGAGCGACGCCATGAATAAACCGCCATCCGTGGCGGCGATTAACAGTGAATCATTTCCATGTGTAAGAAAGATCATGTGGTTGGTCTTTTTATAATAATCGGCCTGCGGAAAACCCTGCCCCACGTAATGCACTTTCCGCGCATCATCAACCTGCCATACGCCTTTTTTCCCATAAATAAACATGTCCGTATCATTAACGTGAACCGCGCCGATAATACTGCTTCGGTTCCAGTTTTTGATGTGATAATGGGAAGGAACAAGCCACGAAGGAACGTTAAAGCCGGCAAACACCTCCGGATGGTTTAAAATGATCCCGGAGATACTCATCCAGATCAAAAACGGAATCAAAATTAAACCAAACACTTTGTGAATCCATCGTGACTTGATATATATTAAATTCTTAAATTTCATTGCTCCGATCCATTTTTTCTTTTCCAAAATTCATTTGGCCAGCTTAAATCAATCGGTTTATGAACCTCGTGTAATTTTCCGCCTAATTGTTTCGCTTCAACCCTGGTAAGCATCTTTTCAAACGCCGGAAATAATTCTCTTTCTTCAAAACGAATATGCGTCTTTAATTTCTCGGAAAATTGCTGGATGAGGTTCCGTATTTCCTGCTCGGATTTCATCTTGTTCAATTTTTTCATCATCTCAGCAAATATTTGATGATCGCCCTGCATCTGTTGTAAATAATCCTTTAAGTCCCTGAGATATTCAGGAACCATCAAATATTTTTCTTCCAGGTCAATATGAATCAGAAGCGCGGTTTGCCAGACGTGCAAAAGATATCGTTTTATCTCTTCCACGGACGCGTCAAATTGCATGCCCTGCTCCAGCCGAAAGACCAGAACAAGGCCGTTATGATGCTCCCACGATAAGGTTTCAAGGGCGTAACTGCGCTTCATTCTTTCTCCGATACCTATTTTCCGATATAGGTTAAATGTGAATCAGGTTTCCCTTCTTCTACCTGATGATGAACACGATAACCGGCCTCAACCATCTTTTCGATTAATGGAATGGGTTTAAAATTAGTCTTTAACAAAATATACTGTCCGGCCGGCAGCGTATTCATGGTTTGCATTACATCGCTTAAGGGATGCACGCCACGGTTGAGCATTTCCACGCCATCAATAACTTTGGCTGGCTGACCGTTAATCCATTCCGGCGCATCGTTTACTGCAGGCGCTTCGGCCATGGCGCTCTCTTCTTCATTCGGCGCGATAGGTTCCTGCCCCACTTCGGTGCGTAAAATGTTTACCAGATGATAAACATCCACTCCACCAACCTGGGCCACTTTTTCTAACGTGGCAATTTTTAAAACGGTTTTGCGTAAAATCGGATTGCTCAGATTTTTGTAGACCGGCGA
This sequence is a window from Caldithrix abyssi DSM 13497. Protein-coding genes within it:
- a CDS encoding peroxiredoxin is translated as MSKVLFVAFLLMGILMIPFQSKAQVLGPCGQSPDEKATVTVKKDVVKESALKVNPIPLPGQRAIDFELTGVVGNEIKTVKLSDYQGKWRILCFFPAAFTFVUPTELAAVAAKYDELKKLNVEVIAISTDTHFTHWMWKKTSPTVKNVEYPICGDPSGAVSRAYGVWQEKSGLNQRGRFIINPDGIIMAVEVLTGPVGRNVDELIRQIKAMQEVAKNPGKAAPAGWKPGDKLIGTGKDYIGKY
- a CDS encoding aspartate/glutamate racemase family protein; protein product: MDVAARFFAALRSMEARPNVDLLFVNALPEAQKGYNKMSDKAEKIRVFNQVLHSIQKHFAPHIIAIACNTLSVIVSETDFYKQYAQRIMNIVEIFAADFLNKMKNIKNTSAIIFATETTIKNANYQNLLFRAGFQNDHVIPISCYKLASEIELDSQSRNTSMLVKKYVAQAVAQAIYPNNKFVVILGCTHYGYVRHLFARYFSEIGLNNIEFFNPNRSLVEALLKKIAAVQQEHAAPLQRDHHTFRVISKAQILPSEVKSIATLIEPISAEAAAALRQYEFKKDLF
- a CDS encoding PepSY-associated TM helix domain-containing protein; translation: MKFKNLIYIKSRWIHKVFGLILIPFLIWMSISGIILNHPEVFAGFNVPSWLVPSHYHIKNWNRSSIIGAVHVNDTDMFIYGKKGVWQVDDARKVHYVGQGFPQADYYKKTNHMIFLTHGNDSLLIAATDGGLFMASLSRLNWQKIELPGKPEKLKKILKIDDTLLVFGESNVFRADLTKSALQFSIATPLREETEKSVTMVQLFFDIHDGKAWGLAGKLLMDFIGLVIIFASVTGFYVWFSPWRNRKRANSTFKTRTIARLRSWNKWHIKIGALVVVFFILLGSTGLFMRPPFLAAIAEKDVPATYYPGKLSQNPWERKIQNALYDPFRDRLIIATSEGLWAGPGDLRQEFKKINLNVPIFVMGPTYFECLPNGHYRIASFNGIFDYNPQTDQAVDLITGQIPNNVSTVRPADIMVTGYFQLNDGSEWITAHEQGICNMEGKVVNIWRVPESMIDINSLSLWNFMFELHNGRIFKSVVGSLYILIIPLGSILFLLISFSGLYDWAFRKFRKKRTLLVARPNNLLSKNFNRQKKMVEV
- the selB gene encoding selenocysteine-specific translation elongation factor, whose amino-acid sequence is MKRHIIIGTAGHIDHGKTALIKALTDIDTDVLKEEKERGITIELGFAYWKDNITIIDVPGHERFVKTMVAGVSTVDLFLLVIAADDGIMPQTREHLDILKFFGVKNGLVALNKIDLVDDEWRELILLEIEEFLRANGYDNTPIIPVSAVTGQGVDELRNILTQKIEQCAERASTRPFRLNVDRSFSVHGSGTVVTGTVLSDAISVDDNVVILPEGRLSKIRGIQVHQKDVTSALVGQRAAINLSNVSREEVERGKTLTRPNTLEPVREFLAVLHTSSQIPMKIKKHQEVRVYLGTAEILGRIAWFEENPSLEAEQTYHVRIRLEEAGVCAPGDAVLIRTTSPFFTIAGGRVLFLNPPPMGRMRHRWQEIFKTLRNGQLKERIKIFFEYQGFSAVNLSNLATQFFEKKETLESALTALIKENFLLSIEQQNEKHFVAIPALDEAQDRLLSAIHSRLTNSSKALNGFNKSELKSMLKPPCANDLFFDRLLQRMVNRKALVAIDDLYLTPELANMEARQKQAAKALEVICDAGFQALTFQQIAEALSLAPDALKPLLSNLVKQGKIHSLAGSYYLHDEFLQKILAYLKKSFAEKRELDIASFKNFTGLTRKVLIPLLEYLDQKQFTIRQGDVRIKGPMLN
- a CDS encoding carbohydrate ABC transporter permease translates to MKTIIFKKYLKNLSLMFLTFCAICWLTAPYLWQIITSLKPTAELSQLPPFFPSRIDWSHYRVVLSSSDFQRFILNSLIVASLTSLLAFAAGSLTSFATAFFNFRKKALLLSSILAISMYPPIAIVSPLFLMIKAANLRDTYWALILPYSSFALPFMVWTLHNFFKQVPAEILEAARLDGCTNFQLYRRVVLPLSRPAIFTTSILVFIFAWNEFVFALTFTATPKSQTIPVGIALFPGIYEIPWGDIAAASIVVTLPLILLVFIFEKQIISGLTAGSVKY
- a CDS encoding multiheme c-type cytochrome: MRITYSIFLLLFGFTLAFAEQTCVTCHQNITPGIVTDWEISKHSKNEVGCATCHGDGHSSASDVANVDIPTPETCANCHEDQVTQFKKGKHALAWAAMKAMPSIHYQPMTLTEGMKGCGGCHKLGIKTEEEIRQLKKEGAGFGVASCDACHTRHTFSKKEAQQPQACQTCHMGFDHPQWEMYSSSKHGVRALLKQTGQIDESASAPTCQTCHMAEGNHEVRTAWGFLAVRTDGLGPYPGEDEEWWKDRVTILQALGVLSPEGKPTARLDVVAKADVARLSKEAFDKERNKMIKVCSQCHSENFAKAELEKGDNLIREGDKLLAEAIRIVADLYKDGILEKPEGYASNFPDLLTFHDAPTTIEQTLFEMHLKHRMRLFQGAFHNNPDYSLWYGWSEMVRDLTEIKEKAKELRARHSQK
- a CDS encoding hemerythrin domain-containing protein → MKRSYALETLSWEHHNGLVLVFRLEQGMQFDASVEEIKRYLLHVWQTALLIHIDLEEKYLMVPEYLRDLKDYLQQMQGDHQIFAEMMKKLNKMKSEQEIRNLIQQFSEKLKTHIRFEERELFPAFEKMLTRVEAKQLGGKLHEVHKPIDLSWPNEFWKRKNGSEQ
- the ndk gene encoding nucleoside-diphosphate kinase, which codes for MNKTLAIIKPDGVANGLIGEIIKRIEQEGLKIIGMRMTQLDRRQAEGFYYVHRSRPFFHSLIEYMTSGPVVLMVLKGPNAIDRWRTLMGATDPRKADPGTIRAEMGLNIERNVVHGSDSGDSAMYEINYFFKGSDLVE
- a CDS encoding DUF1858 domain-containing protein, encoding MNVLDINRHVKLGEVFEAYPQLEDIIKTVSPVYKNLSNPILRKTVLKIATLEKVAQVGGVDVYHLVNILRTEVGQEPIAPNEEESAMAEAPAVNDAPEWINGQPAKVIDGVEMLNRGVHPLSDVMQTMNTLPAGQYILLKTNFKPIPLIEKMVEAGYRVHHQVEEGKPDSHLTYIGK